In the Quercus lobata isolate SW786 chromosome 5, ValleyOak3.0 Primary Assembly, whole genome shotgun sequence genome, one interval contains:
- the LOC115992688 gene encoding glutamate--cysteine ligase, chloroplastic-like, translating to MGGCRQGKVQCLLVPKTGLNTTFQGGLLKDVAESVIKWARDGLERRGIGESMYLNELAEDVITGVKPVEKLLQMYNEKWGKNVDPVFEELRY from the exons ATGGGGGGCTGTAGGCAAGGAAAAGTTCAATGTCTTTTG gtTCCTAAGACAGGTCTAAACACAACATTTCAAGGTGGCTTGTTAAAGGATGTAGCTGAAAGCGTTATAAAGTGGGCGAGG GATGGCTTGGAAAGGAGAGGCATTGGGGAATCAATGTACTTGAATGAGCTAGCAGAGGATGTTATAACAG GTGTGAAACCAGTTGAGAAGCTTTTGCAGATGTATAATGAAAAGTGGGGAAAAAATGTTGATCCTGTGTTTGAGGAGCTACGCTACTAA